The nucleotide window TTGCGCAAGCAGGGTTTTGTGTCGCAGGCCGAACTTGATCGCAGCCGCAGCGAACAGGACGCCGCCCAGGCCGCCCTGGCCCGCAGCCAGAGCCAGCGCCGCTTCCTGCAACTAACTGCCCCCGCCGACGGGCTGATCCTCAAGCGGGATGTGGAGGTGGGGCAGTTCGTCAACGTGGGGCAGCCGCTGCTGTACCTGTCGTGCTGCGCGCCTTTGCGCGTATCGGCCGAAGTGGATGAAGAAGACATCAGCCGCGTGCAGATCGGCCAGCCGGTCTTGCTGCGCGCCGATGCGCTGGGCGATGCGGTCATCCAGGCCGAAGTGGCCGAGATCACCCCCAAGGGCGATCCGGTGAGCCGCAGCTACCGCGTGCGCATGAAAATCGCCGAGCCTGATCGCTTTCGCGTGGGCATGACGGTGGATGCCAACATCGTGCTCGCGCGCCGCCAGCAAGCCCTGCTGCTGCCACGCACCGCCGTGAGCGATCAGCAGGTTTGGCGGGTGCAAGATGGCAAGTTGCTGCGCAGCAAGGTAGTCACCGGTGCCACAACGGCCGACAAGATCGAAATCCGCAGCGGCATCGGCGCGCAGGATCAGATCGTGGTCAAACCGCTCGATACCTTCAAACCCGGCCAGCGCGTGCGCACCACCCCCGCAGCATGATCGCCGCCGGCATCGCCTTTACCCACCTGACCAGCCGCAAGCGCCAGACCGCGGTTTCGTTGATCGGCGTGATTCTGGGCGTGGCGTTCTTTCTGGCCGTGTCGGCGCTGATGCGCGGCTCGGAAATGGACTTCATCCGCCGTCTCATCGACAACAGCCCGCATATCACGGTATCCGACGAATACCGCAGTGCTCGCCCGCAGCCCGCGCAATTGCACTGGCCCAAGGCACTGGTCGAGATACGCGGCCTCAAGCCACAGACCGAGACCCGTGGCATTCGCGGCTGGCGCGCCAAGCTGGCGCAGATTGAAGCCGTAGGCGGCTTGCGGGTCGCCCCCGTGCTCACCGGATCGGCCGTGCTGGTGTTTGCCGGCCAGCAGCAGGGGGTAAGCCTTTCGGGCATCGTGCCGGCGCAGATGCGCGGCGTGAGTACGATTGAAGACAAGCTCGTCGAAGGCCGGCTGGATCAGCTATCGGCCAATACCAACGGCGTGATCATCGGCGCGGGGCTGGCCGACAAATTCAAGCTGCGCATAGGCAGCACGCTGAGCGTGATTGCCGCGGGCGGGGTGAACCGCACGCTCACGGTAGTGGGCATTTTCCGCACCGGCAACGCCAATTACGACGAGAGCCAGACCTATGTGCTGCTCAAACGCGCGCAACTGCTGCTGGACCGGCCAGACCGCGTGAACCGCTTCATCATCAAGCTTGACGACGCCAACGCCGCCCGCGCCACCGCCAGCCGTATCGAAGCGCAGATCGGCTACAAATCGGTGAGCTGGGCCGAGGCATCGGAAGACATCCTCAACGTGCTGTTCGTGCGTAACGTGATCATGTATTCGGTGGTCTCGGCCATCCTTATCGTCGCCTCTTTCGGCATCTACAACACCATCTCCACCATCGTGATGGAGAAGACGCGCGATATTGCCATCCTCAAATCCATGGGCTTTCTGGCTGGTGATATCAAACGCATCTTCCTGCTCGAAGGCTTGATCGTCGGCGCCATCGGCAGCGTGCTGGGTTTGCTGTGCGGGCTGGGTCTGATGCAATTGCTCGCCAGCATCCGCATCCGCCCACCGGGCGGCAGCGAGATGGTGAACCTGCCGATCTGGTGGGGCAGCGAGCAGTTTCTGATGGCCGCCGGTTTTGCATTGGCATCGTGCCTGCTGGCCGCCTGGCTGCCTGCGCGCAAAGCCGGCAACCTGCATCCGGTCGATATCTTGCGGGGTGCGACATGAGCACCGTGCTGCGCGCCCGCGAGCTGGTGCGCATCCTCCCTGGCGAGGTGCCGACCACCTTGGTCAACGGTATTGATCTGAGCATCGAAGCCGGTGAATTCGTCTGCATCATGGGCCCGTCAGGCTCGGGCAAGTCATCCCTGCTCTACTTGCTGGGCCTGCTCGATATCCCCACCAGCGGCACGGTGGAACTCGACGGCATCGATACACGCGGCTTCAGCGACGACCAGCTCACCGCCACACGTCTGGCCAAGCTGGGCTTTGTGTTCCAGTTCCACTTCCTGCTGGCGGAATTCACCGTGCTGGATAACGTGCTGCTGCCCATGCGCCGCTTGGGCAAGCTGAGCGACGCTGCCGCTCAGGCACGCGGCATGCAGCTGCTGGACCGCTTGGGTGTGGCCGAACACGCCCACAAACTGCCCAGCCAGCTATCAGGCGGCCAACGCCAGCGCATCGCCATTGCCCGCGCACTCGCCAACGACCCGCTGGTACTGCTGGCCGACGAACCCACGGGCAATCTGGATACGGTATCCAGCGCCAACGTCCGCCAGATTCTCCATGACCTCACGCGCGAGATGGGCAAGTCTGTCGTTGCGGTGACCCACGATCCACGCTTTGCCGCCCTGGCAGACAGGCGTATCAATGTGGTGGATGGCAGACTGGACCCGGATTGGCAGCCGGTTTAAATGAGGACATCGGTGGTGTGTTGATGCCGCAATGCGGCCTTGGGCCTTATGACACCCTACGCAGGTTGACCTGCCAGCGCAGGCAGGGCTGCCGCCAGTACCGGGCTGATATCGATGCCATTGGTGGCGTGGGCAACCGTATTGCAAGTCACCACCCGTGCCGGGCCGGCAGCCATGAGCACGTCGAGTGCATCACCCACCAGTAACGCATGCACCGCCACGCAGACCGGTGGCGGCATGCCGGTCTCCCGCAGCTGGCCTACCACTACGGCCATGGTGCGTGCGGTGGAGAGGATGTCATCCAGTATCACCGGGGTGTGGTCACGATATTGCGCGAGTTCGGGAGGTGTAATGACCACGGATTTATCGCCGTGGCGCTCCTTGCGCAGCACGGTGAACGGCGCGCCGATCTGTGCGGCCACAGCGGCGATCCATTGCTCGCTCTCGCTGTCGGGGCCGATCAGTACGGGTTTAACTACCTCGCGGCGCAGCCAGTCGGCCATCGCACTCATAGCGCTCACATGCACGGCCTGGTTGCGATAGATCTCGCTCAAGCTGGCGTAGCGGTGCAGATGCGGGTCTACCGTGAGCAAGAAATCAAACCGGGTGGACATCACATCCGCAAACGTGCGCGAGGTAATCGCCTCGCCGGGGTGAAAACGCGTGTCTTGCCGCATATAGCCCAGATAAGGGGCCAGCAGCCCTATCCGGCGCACACCGGTATCGCGCAGCGCATCGGCTGCAAACAGCAGCGCCCACGCTTTCTGATCGGGCTGATCCAGACCGGCGACCAGCACCACGCATGCCCCCGCCAAGTCCGGCGGTACGCTGACCAGGGTTTCGCCATCCGGGAAATGGTGCACGGTCAATCGGGCGTTGGGCCAGCCTAGCTGCGCGGACAGTGCCTCGGTCAGGGATTCATAACCGGGGTAGGCCAGGAGCACGGCGGCAGCGTCAGTCATTATCGAGTCCGATCACTTGCTCATGCTCGGCCGCATAGTGCGCCGCATAACGCAGCTCACCGGGCGCTTCGGCATGAAGGGTATAGAGGGGTTGGCCGGCAAGCACGGTATCGCCCAGCTTCACATGCAGATCCACACCTGCCGAACAGGCTTGGGGGGCGCCGGCCAGCTTGGCAATCTGGGCGAGGATGCGGTTGTCGATCTCGCGCACACGGCCTGCACGGCTGGCGCAAACGATCTCGGTGAGTGGCGCCTTGGGCAGGGTACGCAAGCCCCCCTGCGCTGCACAGATGCGCAGGAACTGCTGCCAGGCGGCACCGCTATCGAGCAGGGCGCTGGCCTGCGTCTTGCCGTTTCCGGCTGAGGCCACCTCACCCATTTCGAGCAGCAAGCCGGCGAGCAGCAAGGCGCGGTCGCGTAGATCCTGCGGGGCGTGGGCATCGCACTGCAATACCTGCACCAGATCGCGGGCTTCGAGCGCCGGGCCAATGCCGCGCCCTACGGGTTGGGTGCCATCGGTGATCACGGTCTGTACCTGCAGGCCCAGTGCATCGCCCACGGCTCGCAGGCGGCGCGACAAGCGCTCGGCGGTGTGGACATTACGCACCTTGGCCGTGGGGCCAACCGGCAGATCAATCAGCACCCGCTCCGAACCCGCCGCGAGCTTCTTGGAAAGGATGGAAGCCACCAGCTGG belongs to Chitinimonas sp. BJYL2 and includes:
- a CDS encoding efflux RND transporter periplasmic adaptor subunit: MKRTLLYWLIPATVVLAVGAFWLSRPGSVAVVSPTVGEAIEAIYASGQIEPGVQLPIAPRNAGYVAAVLAREGDAVKRGQVLIRLQDDDLANGEAELAARADLARRQWLRAQDLRKQGFVSQAELDRSRSEQDAAQAALARSQSQRRFLQLTAPADGLILKRDVEVGQFVNVGQPLLYLSCCAPLRVSAEVDEEDISRVQIGQPVLLRADALGDAVIQAEVAEITPKGDPVSRSYRVRMKIAEPDRFRVGMTVDANIVLARRQQALLLPRTAVSDQQVWRVQDGKLLRSKVVTGATTADKIEIRSGIGAQDQIVVKPLDTFKPGQRVRTTPAA
- a CDS encoding ABC transporter permease, with the translated sequence MYSVVSAILIVASFGIYNTISTIVMEKTRDIAILKSMGFLAGDIKRIFLLEGLIVGAIGSVLGLLCGLGLMQLLASIRIRPPGGSEMVNLPIWWGSEQFLMAAGFALASCLLAAWLPARKAGNLHPVDILRGAT
- a CDS encoding ABC transporter ATP-binding protein — encoded protein: MSTVLRARELVRILPGEVPTTLVNGIDLSIEAGEFVCIMGPSGSGKSSLLYLLGLLDIPTSGTVELDGIDTRGFSDDQLTATRLAKLGFVFQFHFLLAEFTVLDNVLLPMRRLGKLSDAAAQARGMQLLDRLGVAEHAHKLPSQLSGGQRQRIAIARALANDPLVLLADEPTGNLDTVSSANVRQILHDLTREMGKSVVAVTHDPRFAALADRRINVVDGRLDPDWQPV
- a CDS encoding ribose-phosphate pyrophosphokinase, which gives rise to MTDAAAVLLAYPGYESLTEALSAQLGWPNARLTVHHFPDGETLVSVPPDLAGACVVLVAGLDQPDQKAWALLFAADALRDTGVRRIGLLAPYLGYMRQDTRFHPGEAITSRTFADVMSTRFDFLLTVDPHLHRYASLSEIYRNQAVHVSAMSAMADWLRREVVKPVLIGPDSESEQWIAAVAAQIGAPFTVLRKERHGDKSVVITPPELAQYRDHTPVILDDILSTARTMAVVVGQLRETGMPPPVCVAVHALLVGDALDVLMAAGPARVVTCNTVAHATNGIDISPVLAAALPALAGQPA